In Chloracidobacterium sp., the following proteins share a genomic window:
- a CDS encoding 2-C-methyl-D-erythritol 2,4-cyclodiphosphate synthase, producing MRVGFGTDIHRLIAGRPLVIGGVVIESDLGADGHSDADVLMHAAADAVLGALALGDLGRHFPNDEKRWRNAESSQFLRYAVDLINEKGYSVGNLDAVVHLERPKLRPHIDAMRANLADALGVSIDQVSVKAKTGEGVDSVGERRAVSAEAVALLQKN from the coding sequence GTGAGAGTTGGATTTGGCACAGATATTCATCGGCTGATCGCCGGACGGCCGCTGGTTATCGGCGGGGTCGTGATCGAGTCGGACCTCGGTGCGGACGGGCATTCCGACGCGGATGTGTTGATGCACGCGGCCGCGGACGCAGTGTTGGGCGCGTTGGCGTTGGGCGATCTCGGCAGGCATTTTCCGAATGACGAGAAGCGTTGGCGAAATGCGGAAAGCTCGCAATTCCTGCGATACGCGGTCGATTTGATCAACGAAAAAGGCTATTCGGTCGGCAATCTCGATGCGGTCGTGCACCTCGAACGTCCCAAGCTGCGTCCTCATATCGACGCGATGCGAGCCAATCTCGCCGATGCTCTGGGCGTCTCGATCGATCAAGTTAGTGTCAAAGCAAAGACCGGCGAAGGCGTCGATTCAGTCGGCGAACGGCGTGCAGTATCGGCGGAGGCGGTTGCACTTCTTCAGAAGAATTAA
- the ispD gene encoding 2-C-methyl-D-erythritol 4-phosphate cytidylyltransferase, giving the protein MNIAIIVAAGSGSRFAADKPKQFTELLGKPLIIHTLERFEACPAVDEIVLVLSDEGRAEFEILNLKFQIKKIKTIVSGGATRAESVLNGLSVVCQNNDASVVAIHDGARPLVSVDEVEMVVAKAQETGAACLVAPVTDTIKSLRGDEIGSTLDRNKLRRALTPQAFRVELLMKAYSEYGPGAILDTVTDECYLVEKLGVPIAAVEGSSRNIKITRPEDLVFAEAILKSSY; this is encoded by the coding sequence GTGAATATCGCCATCATCGTTGCCGCCGGCAGCGGCTCGAGATTCGCCGCCGACAAGCCCAAACAATTCACAGAACTCCTCGGCAAGCCCTTAATAATACACACTTTAGAACGATTTGAGGCCTGTCCGGCGGTGGACGAGATCGTGCTTGTGTTGTCGGACGAAGGGAGGGCGGAATTTGAGATCTTAAATTTGAAATTTCAAATTAAGAAGATTAAGACAATTGTCAGTGGCGGGGCTACTCGGGCGGAATCTGTCTTGAATGGGCTGTCGGTAGTTTGTCAAAACAATGATGCGTCTGTCGTTGCCATACACGATGGGGCACGTCCTTTAGTCTCGGTTGACGAGGTAGAAATGGTCGTCGCTAAGGCACAGGAAACAGGGGCCGCTTGCCTGGTCGCTCCCGTGACGGATACGATCAAGTCGCTTCGCGGAGACGAGATAGGTTCGACACTTGACCGCAACAAGCTGCGTCGTGCACTGACGCCTCAAGCGTTTCGTGTTGAACTGCTGATGAAGGCCTATAGTGAATATGGGCCCGGAGCGATTCTCGACACCGTTACCGACGAATGTTATCTCGTGGAAAAACTCGGCGTGCCCATTGCCGCCGTAGAGGGCAGTTCGCGAAATATCAAGATCACACGGCCGGAGGATCTTGTGTTTGCTGAGGCGATTTTGAAAAGTAGCTATTAG